Proteins from a single region of Flavobacterium sp. YJ01:
- a CDS encoding helix-turn-helix transcriptional regulator, producing the protein MIYITFLNIAIFQGIVLGFIILKSPLFNSTSNKYLASAIFTLSILLLNLVFEIGEVYNSFPFLHFIDDIEWAFLLPVFIFFFIINKVDHRIKEKKILLLLFLPFLYSAILNIIYDLDEVAGFYTIPDSGIAIIDKLSQIELFLAFTFIPSLLFYSFSFIKHSEDIHEKRWLLILWSIVFTLLFLWVIVLFVAIFFKYDVSFTMKILALFGTFLIHWTTYVGIFKYKLAVDKLGIHNFLNKDLAVSYSNFEIDSILIKEENNESITPDNIYFQKLEFLCKDQHIYTDSTLSREKIAEELGISAGYVSQIVNTITGDNFANYINNYRVEAVKEMISNPEYENYNLLAMGLESGFTSKTTFYKAFKKITGQTPNEYKNASK; encoded by the coding sequence TTGATTTATATCACATTTCTAAATATCGCTATTTTTCAAGGAATCGTTTTAGGCTTCATTATTTTAAAATCACCTCTGTTTAATAGCACTTCAAATAAATATTTAGCAAGCGCTATATTTACTCTTTCTATACTTTTGTTAAATCTGGTTTTTGAAATTGGAGAAGTCTATAATTCTTTTCCATTTCTACACTTTATTGACGATATTGAATGGGCATTTCTTCTGCCTGTTTTTATCTTTTTCTTTATCATAAATAAAGTAGACCACCGTATTAAAGAAAAGAAAATTCTGTTACTTTTATTTCTCCCATTTTTATATTCCGCTATACTCAATATTATTTACGATCTTGATGAAGTTGCTGGTTTTTATACAATTCCTGATTCTGGTATTGCAATAATTGACAAGCTGAGTCAAATCGAACTTTTTCTTGCATTTACTTTTATCCCTTCTTTATTATTTTATTCATTCAGCTTCATTAAACACTCTGAAGACATACATGAAAAAAGATGGCTATTAATCTTATGGTCGATTGTTTTTACATTATTATTTTTATGGGTTATAGTTCTATTTGTTGCGATATTTTTCAAATATGATGTTTCGTTCACAATGAAGATTCTCGCCTTGTTTGGAACATTCTTAATTCACTGGACCACTTATGTTGGAATTTTTAAATATAAATTGGCTGTAGACAAACTTGGCATTCATAATTTTTTAAATAAAGATTTAGCAGTTTCTTACAGCAACTTCGAGATTGATAGTATTCTTATAAAAGAAGAAAACAATGAATCTATAACTCCGGATAATATTTATTTTCAAAAACTTGAATTTCTATGTAAAGATCAGCACATATATACAGACAGTACATTAAGCAGAGAAAAAATTGCTGAAGAATTAGGCATAAGTGCTGGTTACGTTTCTCAGATTGTAAATACGATTACGGGAGATAATTTTGCCAATTATATAAATAACTATCGAGTTGAAGCTGTCAAGGAAATGATCTCCAACCCAGAATATGAAAATTATAATTTGCTTGCAATGGGATTAGAATCTGGCTTTACTTCAAAAACTACTTTTTACAAAGCCTTTAAAAAAATAACCGGCCAAACCCCAAATGAGTACAAAAACGCAAGTAAATAA
- a CDS encoding porin family protein, with the protein MKKILLLAVFTVLGLANVNAQEIKFGAKSGFNFSTVNGSNTNNIDYVTSYHVGVVSEIPISEKFSFQPEIMYSRQGYSFNTDVIAMNYLNIPLMGKYYVTKGLSLEAGPQIGFLLSAKNEEIKVTNSYTTFDFGANFGVGFKLENGLNFGVRYNLGITKVDTDNRNGAFQVSVGYFFL; encoded by the coding sequence ATGAAAAAAATTTTATTGTTAGCTGTTTTTACAGTTTTAGGACTTGCAAATGTTAATGCCCAAGAAATTAAATTTGGAGCTAAATCAGGTTTTAACTTTTCAACTGTCAACGGAAGTAACACCAATAACATTGATTATGTAACATCGTATCATGTTGGCGTTGTATCGGAAATTCCAATTTCTGAAAAATTTTCTTTTCAACCCGAAATAATGTATTCGCGTCAGGGATATAGCTTCAATACCGATGTTATTGCTATGAATTATCTGAATATTCCATTAATGGGAAAATACTATGTAACAAAAGGATTAAGTCTTGAAGCTGGACCACAAATAGGTTTTTTACTTTCTGCTAAAAACGAAGAAATAAAGGTAACAAACTCATACACTACTTTTGATTTTGGTGCTAATTTTGGTGTAGGTTTTAAACTAGAAAACGGACTTAATTTTGGTGTAAGATATAACTTGGGAATAACTAAGGTAGATACTGACAATAGAAATGGAGCATTTCAAGTATCTGTTGGTTATTTCTTTTTATAA